The Argopecten irradians isolate NY chromosome 6, Ai_NY, whole genome shotgun sequence genome has a window encoding:
- the LOC138325697 gene encoding general transcription factor IIE subunit 2-like, with protein sequence MDPALLKERKAFLERAKAQPTVEKRKKPKQENDDRSSKKPKSSHFSRPKPAESSSAPRSSNFDYKKMQGSSQYKFSILAKIVKYMRERHQNGDRHSLTIDEILDETNQLDVGSKMRHWLITEALLSNPKIKVVESGQKYLFRPTYEIKDRKGFLNLLKRHDLHGMGGILKEDIDESFGTTNTEKALKALGENVVIVTRPTDKKQVLYYNDKYCRYTVDEEFRKLWRGVSVDGLDEKKIEEYLEKQGITSMQDTGLRKAAPVQKRKKGGGRKTFKKLNEHLEGVLEDYSENPKVS encoded by the coding sequence ATGGATCCAGCACTCTTGAAGGAAAGGAAGGCTTTCCTCGAAAGGGCAAAAGCACAACCTACAgtagagaaaagaaaaaagccAAAACAAGAAAATGACGACAGATCTTCTAAAAAGCCAAAATCTTCACATTTTTCTAGACCAAAGCCTGCAGAAAGTAGTAGTGCTCCAAGAAGTAGCAACTTTGACTACAAGAAAATGCAAGGGAGTTCTCAGTATAAATTCAGTATACTAGCAAAAATAGTGAAATACATGCGAGAAAGACATCAAAATGGTGACCGACATTCTCTCACAATAGATGAGATTTTGGATGAAACAAATCAACTTGATGTCGGCTCAAAAATGAGGCACTGGCTGATCACAGAAGCCTTATTGAGTAATCCCAAAATAAAAGTGGTAGAGAGTggacaaaaatatttgtttaggcCTACGTATGAAATCAAGGACAGAAAAGGTTTCCTCAACCTGCTGAAACGACATGACCTCCATGGAATGGGTGGAATTCTCAAGGAGGATATAGACGAGTCTTTTGGTACTACAAACACAGAGAAGGCTTTGAAAGCTCTGGGTGAAAATGTAGTAATTGTGACACGTCCCACTGACAAAAAACAGGTTCTGTATTACAATGATAAGTACTGTCGGTACACGGTGGACGAAGAGTTTCGGAAACTTTGGCGAGGTGTATCTGTGGACGGGTTAGACGAGAAAAAGATTGAGGAATACTTGGAGAAACAAGGCATTACATCAATGCAGGACACTGGTTTACGTAAAGCTGCTCCTGTACAGAAGAGGAAGAAAGGTGGAGGAAGAAAAACATTCAAGAAACTGAATGAACATTTGGAAGGTGTTCTAGAGGATTATTCGGAAAATCctaaagtttcttaa